From a single Desulfoplanes formicivorans genomic region:
- a CDS encoding GDP-L-fucose synthase family protein: protein MQPTDSIYVAGHRGLVGSALCRELRRKGYTNIITRTHRELDLCNQQAVNAFFASQRPDHVFLAAAKVGGIHANDTHPARFIFQNLAIATNVIDAAHRHGVRKLLFLGSSCIYPKLADQPIKEEYLLTSALEPTNEAYAIAKIAGLKMCEFYNQEYGTTYWSAMPTNLYGPGDNFDLETSHVLPAMIRKFHEAKLDGHRPVTLWGTGSPRREFLHVDDLARACVHLLELRDMAPRLVNIGCGKDLTIRELAHMVQSCVGHEGEIFWDTTKPDGTPRKLLDISTIRGLGWKPTIDLEEGIMRVYQEYARQ from the coding sequence ATGCAACCTACCGATTCCATTTATGTTGCCGGCCATCGAGGCCTTGTGGGCTCGGCCCTGTGCCGGGAACTCAGACGCAAAGGCTATACGAACATCATCACCCGGACCCACAGGGAGCTCGACCTGTGCAACCAGCAGGCTGTCAATGCCTTTTTTGCAAGCCAGCGTCCGGATCATGTGTTTCTGGCTGCAGCCAAGGTCGGGGGCATTCATGCCAATGACACCCATCCGGCTAGGTTCATCTTTCAGAATCTGGCCATTGCCACCAATGTCATTGACGCAGCCCATCGCCATGGGGTCAGGAAACTCCTCTTTTTGGGTTCATCATGCATTTATCCCAAGCTGGCGGACCAGCCCATCAAAGAAGAGTACCTGCTCACCTCGGCCTTGGAACCCACCAATGAAGCCTATGCCATTGCCAAGATCGCCGGGCTCAAGATGTGCGAGTTCTACAACCAGGAATACGGCACAACCTACTGGTCGGCCATGCCCACCAACCTGTATGGCCCCGGAGACAATTTTGATCTGGAAACCAGCCATGTTCTCCCGGCCATGATCCGCAAATTTCACGAAGCCAAACTGGACGGCCACCGGCCCGTCACCCTCTGGGGCACAGGTTCGCCACGGAGGGAATTCCTGCATGTGGATGATCTGGCCAGGGCGTGCGTCCACCTTCTGGAACTCCGGGATATGGCTCCCCGTCTGGTGAATATCGGATGCGGCAAGGATCTGACCATCAGGGAACTCGCCCATATGGTCCAGTCATGTGTGGGACATGAAGGTGAAATCTTCTGGGACACAACCAAACCCGACGGCACCCCCCGAAAACTTCTGGACATCTCGACCATACGGGGGCTGGGCTGGAAACCTACAATCGATTTGGAAGAGGGTATCATGCGGGTCTACCAGGAATACGCCCGGCAATGA
- the dapB gene encoding 4-hydroxy-tetrahydrodipicolinate reductase → MSAVPVIIMGANGRMGSTLSHMAVHDPELELAGLVERKGRQHGLEGFGCPVVEDVRELLDISGAVVIDFTAPAVTMDVAAKAAERSVPLVMGTTGLNQEELDRLEQLASRTPMFWAPNMSVGVNALLRCLPDLVRILGEDYDLEVMEIHHKHKKDAPSGTALKLAQCLAKARNKALDDVGCFSRHGIIGERPKGQIGVQTLRGGDVVGDHTVYCLGPGERIEITHRAHSRETFASGALRAAKWIGSQQPGRLYTMADMLG, encoded by the coding sequence ATGAGTGCAGTACCTGTCATCATCATGGGGGCCAATGGACGCATGGGCTCCACATTGAGCCACATGGCTGTTCATGATCCGGAATTGGAACTGGCTGGTCTGGTGGAACGGAAAGGACGACAACACGGGCTGGAGGGGTTCGGGTGTCCGGTGGTTGAGGATGTCCGGGAGCTTTTGGATATTTCAGGTGCCGTGGTCATCGACTTTACGGCCCCTGCAGTCACCATGGATGTGGCGGCCAAGGCAGCCGAGAGGTCAGTCCCCCTGGTCATGGGAACAACCGGGTTGAACCAGGAAGAACTGGATCGACTCGAGCAACTGGCTTCAAGGACCCCCATGTTCTGGGCCCCCAACATGAGCGTGGGTGTCAATGCCCTGCTTCGCTGCCTGCCGGATCTGGTTCGCATCCTGGGAGAGGACTATGACCTTGAGGTCATGGAGATCCATCACAAACACAAAAAGGATGCCCCCAGCGGGACCGCTCTCAAGCTGGCCCAATGTCTGGCAAAGGCCAGGAACAAGGCACTGGATGACGTGGGCTGTTTTTCCCGGCATGGTATCATCGGGGAACGACCCAAGGGCCAGATAGGGGTGCAGACCCTGCGAGGGGGTGATGTGGTGGGGGATCATACGGTGTATTGCCTGGGACCCGGGGAACGCATTGAAATCACCCACCGGGCTCACTCCAGAGAGACCTTTGCCAGTGGGGCCCTGCGCGCCGCCAAGTGGATCGGTTCCCAGCAACCGGGAAGATTGTATACCATGGCTGACATGCTGGGCTAG
- the gmd gene encoding GDP-mannose 4,6-dehydratase, with amino-acid sequence MKKALITGLTGQDGSYLAEFLLEKGYEVHGIKRRSSSFNTARVDHLYKDPHEKDVRFFMHYGDLTDSTNLIRIIQQVRPDEIYNLGAQSHVQVSFDTPEYTANSDALGTLRLLEAIRVLGMEQSTRFYQASTSEMFGKIQETPQKETTPFYPRSPYAAAKVYAYWITVNYREAYNMFACNGILFNHESPLRGETFVTRKITRAAARIKLGLQDCLYLGNLDAQRDWGHARDYVRAMWLMLQQDTPEDYVIASGEAHSVREFVEKSFGELAISIVWDGQGIDEVGRDERTGKILVRVDPRYFRPTEVDFLLGDPTKAREKLGWKPESDFDGLVREMIQTDLREADRDNLCQKAGFSVLNHNE; translated from the coding sequence ATGAAAAAAGCGCTCATCACCGGTCTGACCGGCCAGGACGGATCGTACCTGGCAGAATTTCTTCTTGAAAAAGGCTATGAAGTCCACGGTATCAAACGGAGATCATCCTCGTTCAATACCGCCAGGGTGGATCATCTCTACAAGGACCCCCACGAAAAAGACGTCCGGTTTTTCATGCACTACGGGGATCTGACCGATTCCACCAACCTCATCCGAATCATCCAGCAGGTCCGACCCGACGAGATCTACAACCTGGGTGCCCAAAGCCATGTCCAGGTCTCCTTTGACACCCCCGAATACACGGCCAATTCCGATGCCCTGGGAACCCTGCGCCTGCTGGAAGCCATCCGGGTACTGGGTATGGAGCAATCCACCCGGTTCTATCAGGCCTCAACCAGCGAAATGTTCGGCAAGATCCAGGAAACCCCGCAAAAGGAAACCACGCCCTTTTATCCCAGAAGCCCGTATGCCGCGGCCAAGGTCTATGCCTACTGGATAACGGTCAATTACCGCGAAGCCTACAACATGTTTGCCTGCAACGGCATCCTTTTCAACCATGAATCACCCCTGCGGGGAGAAACCTTTGTCACCCGCAAGATCACCCGGGCCGCCGCCCGCATCAAGCTCGGCCTGCAGGACTGCCTGTATCTCGGCAATCTTGATGCCCAAAGAGACTGGGGCCATGCCAGGGATTACGTTCGAGCCATGTGGCTCATGCTCCAGCAGGACACTCCCGAGGATTATGTCATTGCCTCGGGAGAGGCCCATTCGGTCAGGGAATTTGTGGAAAAAAGCTTTGGCGAGCTGGCCATCTCCATTGTCTGGGACGGTCAGGGAATTGATGAAGTGGGCAGGGATGAACGTACCGGCAAGATCCTTGTGCGCGTCGATCCGCGATACTTCAGGCCCACGGAAGTGGATTTTCTGCTGGGAGATCCCACCAAGGCCCGAGAAAAACTTGGTTGGAAACCGGAATCGGATTTTGACGGACTTGTCCGGGAAATGATCCAGACCGATCTCAGGGAAGCCGACCGGGACAACCTGTGCCAAAAGGCCGGTTTTTCCGTACTCAATCACAATGAATGA
- a CDS encoding tetratricopeptide repeat protein, producing the protein MSNTAFIKIKQQLAGVNTLLKQGKLYAAVNSLHEALAFFLRTTFLKHEKKEFEQQIERAVYQLGHDQELKKIFPLLISYTPGTEMELHETINELLATLQDEKNKEALAKLEEWKNKKQKALDKAQAALDGKEYEKARYLFAKLCQEFNDDMELKAEVGERFLNAELYDEAIHYLKAAYENNPESPRVFNKLGMALRRSKKFEEAERFYRHALATSPNDEYILFNLGRVYIDWRQWKNVEKTALKALEINPDFVEAQKMLKFARKYV; encoded by the coding sequence CAAACAGGGAAAGCTGTATGCGGCTGTCAATTCCCTGCACGAGGCATTGGCCTTTTTCCTGCGTACAACGTTCCTGAAACACGAAAAAAAGGAATTTGAACAACAAATCGAGCGGGCCGTTTATCAGCTTGGTCATGACCAGGAACTCAAAAAAATTTTCCCCCTGCTGATTTCCTATACCCCGGGGACAGAAATGGAGCTCCACGAAACCATCAACGAACTCCTTGCAACCCTTCAGGATGAAAAGAACAAGGAAGCTCTGGCCAAACTCGAAGAGTGGAAAAATAAGAAACAAAAGGCGCTGGACAAAGCCCAGGCAGCTCTGGACGGCAAGGAATACGAAAAGGCCAGATATCTTTTTGCCAAACTGTGTCAGGAATTCAACGATGACATGGAACTCAAGGCAGAGGTTGGAGAACGCTTTCTGAATGCAGAGCTCTATGACGAGGCGATCCACTACCTCAAGGCCGCCTATGAAAACAATCCCGAGTCCCCCCGGGTATTCAACAAGCTGGGCATGGCCCTTCGCCGAAGTAAAAAATTTGAAGAAGCCGAACGATTCTACCGTCACGCCTTAGCCACTTCACCCAACGACGAATATATTCTCTTCAACCTGGGACGGGTGTATATTGACTGGCGGCAATGGAAAAACGTGGAAAAAACAGCCCTCAAAGCGCTGGAGATCAATCCTGATTTTGTAGAGGCACAAAAGATGCTTAAGTTTGCCAGGAAGTATGTCTGA